In Acidimicrobiales bacterium, a single window of DNA contains:
- a CDS encoding class I SAM-dependent methyltransferase, translating to MDPALRAAAEAAKGFMPPDEGLALHEAGLEAAALGPLLEVGTYCGKSAIYLGAAARERGTLLFTVDHHRGSEENQPGWEWHDPTLVDPDLGVMDTLPVFRRTIRDAGLEGTVVAVVGDSPTVARHWATPVALVFVDGGHGAGPAHADYEGWAPKVRPGGLLAIHDVFPDPADGGRPPYEVYLRALRSGAFEEVRAVGSLRVLRRVGDGC from the coding sequence GTGGACCCCGCGCTGCGGGCCGCGGCCGAGGCCGCCAAGGGGTTCATGCCGCCCGACGAGGGCCTGGCCCTGCACGAGGCCGGCCTGGAGGCGGCGGCGCTCGGCCCGCTGCTCGAGGTCGGCACCTACTGCGGCAAGTCGGCGATCTACCTCGGCGCCGCCGCCAGGGAGCGGGGGACGCTCCTGTTCACCGTCGACCACCACCGGGGCTCGGAGGAGAACCAGCCGGGCTGGGAGTGGCACGACCCGACCCTCGTGGACCCCGACCTCGGCGTGATGGACACCCTCCCCGTGTTCCGGCGGACGATCCGCGACGCCGGGCTGGAGGGGACGGTGGTGGCCGTGGTCGGCGACTCGCCGACCGTCGCCCGCCACTGGGCGACCCCGGTGGCGCTCGTGTTCGTCGACGGCGGGCACGGCGCCGGACCGGCCCACGCCGACTACGAGGGCTGGGCCCCGAAGGTGCGGCCGGGCGGGCTGCTCGCCATCCACGACGTGTTCCCCGACCCGGCCGACGGCGGCCGCCCGCCCTACGAGGTGTACCTCAGGGCGCTGCGGTCGGGCGCCTTCGAGGAGGTCCGGGCCGTGGGCTCGCTGCGGGTGCTGCGCCGCGTCGGCGACGGCTGCTGA
- a CDS encoding GtrA family protein yields MTMSPAGLVQRVRADSGRRAMRYSAVSVIAVAVTQIAILVFHGVLDWSATAANFGAVSVASVPAYLLNRAWVWGKRGDHHLTREVLPFWGMALLGLLFSTLLVALVDDWSDSSLAVMGANIVAFGLLWVAKFMVLDEVLFAPRPTR; encoded by the coding sequence CTCCGGCCGCCGGGCCATGCGGTACTCGGCCGTCTCCGTGATCGCCGTCGCCGTCACCCAGATCGCCATCCTCGTGTTCCACGGCGTGCTCGACTGGTCGGCGACCGCCGCCAACTTCGGCGCCGTGTCCGTGGCGTCGGTCCCCGCCTACCTGCTCAACCGGGCCTGGGTGTGGGGCAAGCGGGGGGACCACCACCTCACCCGCGAGGTGCTGCCGTTCTGGGGGATGGCGCTGCTCGGGCTGCTGTTCTCCACCCTGCTGGTCGCCCTCGTCGACGACTGGTCGGACTCGTCGCTCGCCGTCATGGGCGCCAACATCGTGGCCTTCGGCCTCCTCTGGGTCGCCAAGTTCATGGTCCTCGACGAGGTCCTGTTCGCCCCTCGCCCCACGCGCTGA